TCCAAAACGAAATGCGACCAGATTCAATTCTTGCATGGACTCCAGACCCGATTTCATAAACAGATAGGAAGATCCCCATATAACCGTTGCGAGCAGCATCTGTATGTCCGCTCTTCTTGTTGTCTGACCTTGATTAACCTGTACACCATTCATCTTGCTTCAACCTTCATTCTATGTATTCTGATCTGTGTGATCGTGCGTCAAACTAACTCGCCTTGGCAAGTATAAACGATCTCTTTGCATTATAAAAATGAATATTTATAATGGGTTATATGAAACAAATTCATGCATCAAAAATGGGAAGGAACGGAATCTTTCATGTCACTGATCAAATACGAAATATTGAATACCGTTGTGGAATATGGCAGTCTCACCAAAGCGGCAGAAGCGTTGAACATCACCCAGTCCGCGGTCAGCCATGCCATCGCAAGTCTGGAGACAGAATGTGGTTTTTCCCTGCTCCATCGTGGCCGCTCCGGTGTGCGTGTTACCGCTGAAGGCGAACGCATTCTGGGATACACCCGTGAGATTCTGCGCTGGACGGAACTGATGAACCAGGAAATCTCCCTCATTCGTGGCGCGGAGATTGGTACGGTGCGTATTGGTACCTTCGCGAGTGTCTCCACACAATGGTTGCCCGGCATCCTGAAACAATTTCGTCTGCGTCATCCCGGAATTGAGATCAAGCTGTGGGAAGGCGATTATGCTGAGATTGAGGGCTGGCTGGCTGGAGGTGCCATCGATCTCGGATTCCTGTCCCTCGGCGATTCATCACCTTTTGAGACGATCCCATTACAAAAAGACAGGATGATGTGTATCCTGCCTCTAGATCATCCTCTCGCCTCAGAGGAGTCTGTTTCGTTTGATATTCTGCTGGAGCAACCCTTTATTCTGCCCAAGTGGGGCGGAGATAACGAGATAGAACGACTGATCCGGCAGCATGCGGCCAAGCTCAATGTCGTCTATGAAGTCGCAGAAGATCAAGCCATTATGGCGATGGTCCGTAATGGCCTCGGCATCAGCCTGCTTCCGGAAATGGTTCTTCAAAATCATACCGATTCACTCGCGCTCGTACCACTCTCTGGAGATCCTTATCGTACGATTGGCATGGCCTGTCCGTCTTTGGGCAATCTATCGCCAGCTACGCGGCGGTTTATAGAAGAGGTACAACAGTGGCTTGGCCCCGCTATGTAAATTTGGAGAACTCACTACCTCTGTCGTTAAGATCGATTTCTCCTATCCGATACTCACAAATTGGATAACACCAAGAGTCAGCAGCAGTACAGATATAATCGCAATCGTGATGCCAAAACCAATCAGGAAGCGCACGCCAGGTGAGCGTTTGCCCTGCTGGCTATCTCCCAGGTTATCCAGCTTTTTCTCAATTTGATCCAACCTTTCATTTACCTGTTTCAGATCTTGATTGGAGTTCATTCATACATCTCCCTTTTCTGTGTATTCGACCTATTCCCACACCCGATCCAGTTGATCTGCATAGTAACGGATGGCTCTTTTATAGTCGTTTATTCTCTTATCACTTGATGTGTCCGCAAGTTGCACGAGCAGTCTTTGCATTGCTTCTGCATGTTCACCCAGATTATAGAGCACCATGGCATAGAAAACTTCAAATTCCCGGTACGCCGGGAATTCTTTCATCCCTTTTTCAAACCAAGCCTTTGCCTGCTCATACTGTCCAAGCGTTCGATATGTACTGCCCAGTCCAAGTATTGCACCTGCTCTGTCCTCATCAGAAAGTCCAAGACTCAGTGCCTTCTCATAATGCGGAACAGCTTCTCGCTCTAACCCAAGCGAATCATGTGCCCAAGCGAGCTGATACCAGACATTTGCATTCTCGGGTTCCTGGACTGTAATCTCTTGCAGTAGTTCAATCGCTTCCTGCACCTTGCCTTCTTGTCTCCATCTTACGGCCTGTTCCAAATTACTCATGCTGTCACTTCCCATCTTGCATTATAATTTCCACATATATGATTCAATTGTTTATTATACCAAAAAAGCACCCCAGAGAATATGTTGTAACAACTCAAGGTTGTCCAAACGCTATTCCATAGTGTGCTTTTTCATTCGATGCAGCCAGCTAGTTTAAGCTGAAATCTCTCTGAAAAATGATCTGTTCATCACCTAATTAAGACCATGTCGTATTCGCTACCATGACAATAAATACGAGCATGAGATAGTTCACCGAGATCAGAAAGTTCACTTTTGCCCACTTCTCATCATCCTGTGTCTTCAGTCCGCTAAGTGTATGCACGAACCAGATCAGTCCACCGACCAGAGATACAATCAGAAATACCAGACCTACGTAGTTGTAATAATACAACAGAAATACAGCAGGAAGCAGTAGAAAAACATAAGGAATCATCTGAAACTTGGTGCGTTTCACCCCTTTAACTACTGGCAACAACGGGAAACCGGCAGCGCGATACTCCTCCACCCGGCGAATACCCAATGACCAGAAGTGTGGTGGTTGCCATAAGAATAATAGTGCAAACAGCAACCAGGCACCTGCATCAATTTCATTCGTTACAGCCGTATAACCGATGACAGGCGGCATCGCTCCTGCAATTCCACCGAGCGACGTGCTCCACGTTGAACTGCGTTTCAACCACATCGTGTAAATCACGATGTAAGCGAACCATCCAAGCAGTGCCATCCAACCTGATAACGGATTCACCAGGAGATACAGTACTGCTAGTCCCACAACACCAAGGATAATGCCATAGCCAAGTACAAAACCTGGCTTCAGATGGTTAATGTAATCCATCCTTTTTTTGGTGCGCTCCATCTTTTGATCCAATTCACGATCCCAATAATTATTGATTACACAAGCTGAAGCAATAACCAAAGTTGATCCAATCACGACCATGAGCAGAGATAACCAGTTGATATCCCATTTTGAAGCTACCCAGAATCCTACCGCCACCGCAAACACATTTAACCTTAGAAGTCCGGGTTTAGTTAATGCAATCATGTCTTTAAGCATGAGGCTCCTCCTGAACTATGTAAAAACGCCATTCCAATAATGATACATGTAGCTACCATTAATTACAATCGCTTTCATGAATTTGTCATAACCAAAAAGCATCCCTCACCGTTCCAATGAACAGGAGGAATGCTTAAATCATGAATTTCAGCTTATTTTATGGGATGTATTGTTGCACAATTTTAGTCACTTTTCCGTCCTGCACCGTCAGATGATACGGGAATACGGACAGATCAAGAATACGGGTATTCTCATACAACGATTCGAACTTGGATAATGTCACGGGTTCATTCCACTGAATGTCTGCGCCCTGCATCGTACCATCCCGATCATACAACTGCATCAACACTTCAGCATTGGCACTAACCTCAACTTGTTCCTGCTCTTTGCTATCGTTGACAATATAGTAACCATCTGGAGCACCGTCTATACCTGCTTCCGGATTGCGCTGTGCAAAAATTGCATCGGCTTCTTCACCCTGATACCAGCCAATCTTGTCCACTGTCATAAACAATTTGCCGTCTTCTATATGCATACCTTCAACATAGGCTGTAAACATCTCGGAGTTTGCAACTTGAGCTTCTTTCGCAGAAGGTTGTTGAGCGTCCGTACTACCTTGAGCATTCGCAGGGGTAAGTAAATATGTAGTCAGCACAATCATACCAAGTAAAGCAACAACTGCACCGATCATTCGTAGTTTCCATTGTTTTGTCGCGTTCTTCATAGGTAACATCTCTCCTTAATATGAACGTTACTATTCCTTAACCGGAAGTCTTGCTTCTCAAACGCTCATGTGAACTATCGATTCCAACGTTCTTTCTATTCCTATCATACTTGTTAGGGAGATTATAAAAGTATCAGCCAGATTAAAAATAGTTACAATGTGCGTCATTACTCCTTCTGTAGTCTCCGTAAACGGCAATAACCCCTGAAGGCATCGCCATTCAGAGGTTATTTACTAGGGTGTGTCTTTTAAACTCAGGCAAGTGATACGTTGAAGGATGTCTGTGTCCAAAACATCTTGAAGTCCAAGCTGCCTAGTCCTGACGAATGGTCCAGACAACTAAGGAACCGAGGACGTCTTATTTGGCCTTCTGGCGCTCCTTTTATTTTGTAAGGAACAGGAGACACGTTATTTGCCAGAATCCCCTGAAAACACGATATTAACGGCTGTTTATACCAATATAACGTGTGTCAGATTCCTTAGATTGCTGCTGGGCTTTCTAACCTTTTGAATAAGACGTCACAGGTTCGTTAGCGCTCCCTCTATCTGTCCTGCTCCAGACACGTTCAGAGTTACGCTCCAGCTTTTGGCAGGTTTTTTGCAGGTTTGAAGACCTGCTCAAAATATTTCTTATGCTTACGCATAGTTACTAATCTTAATGATTGGGTGTGGAGCTTTGTGCCAAACGAACGAGCATATGAGCCAGCATGTGACGTTCATCTTCCTTGCCGACATTCCACAGCTCCTGAAGCAGTTTTTCTTCACGATTACGGGGCTCCTCCCGAGCTGCCAGATAATCCGCTACTTTCTCGGCAATTTTGGCCATCTGCTCCTCACTTAGTCCAATCGATTCTCCCATGGCAATTCGCTTACCCAGGTATTCTTTGAACGCATCAAAGTTCTGTAGAATCTGTTCTCTTTCTTCCGGCGCAATCTTCTCGATTGCATTGTCCACCTTGTCAGTTGAAACTTGGCCATCTTTATGGATTACATGATTTTCTTCATTCATTTTCATAACCTCCTGCATAATAGTTGTTTATTGGTTTTAAACTTTAAACTTGATACTCATTGGTTATCTATAATATAAACGTATTGCAGAACTTTAATCAGTACGTTCAATTCTGTATATATCTTCTATATATGAGCAAGTACACGTTTCAAAAGAACTACAGCGGTTAATCGTTTACATATACGTAACGGTGTTTGGATATGTTAATGAACACCTTTTACAATATCGAACTAGGAGGGATTCCCCATGCGTGATAAAACCAAACATGAGAAGAATAACGATGAACTTGAACCAGGAGTGAATACCGTTATCCATCCAGACAAAAACAATCCCGGACCAACCGATATGATCGAAGGCGTGGTTGGTGATATCGTGGACAACATTCGCAAAGATTTCTCACATGACTCGAAGGACAAGACGTCTTCTTCCAAATCAAAGGATCCATCAGACAAACAAGCGTAATCCTTTTCTCCCTAGCAAAAGATAACTCAAAGAGTCCTCCTGCCACATGCATGGCTTGGGAGGACTTTTTGGTAATGAACAATTAAATAATCAACCTCATATTTGAAGGCGAAATTCAACGTGAATCCTTTGTCATCTGCTGTAACGCCTTATGAATCCAGATCGCGGCAATGGAACCTTCACCCATCGCAACGGTTGCTTGTTCTGCGTGCAGGCCCAGATCCCCGGCAATCCACACATTAGTCGCTGCCTGCAAGCTGCGGTGATTAGCTTCTACATGTTTATTATCTGCGATTACAGCTCCAAGCTGCTCCGCCAGTTCATAGTGTACCCGGTTGCCTCCAAATGCGATAAATCCACGCTCCGACTCAAAAATCTGTCCATCTTCGGTCAGAACACCGGTGATATGGCCATCCTCAATCTGTTGTACTTCCTGAACAGCCGCTTCCAGATAACGAACTCCCGCCTCTTTCATGCTCCGATGCAGCTCTGCAGATATGGGAGCCTGCTCATGATTGATATATAACAGATCATTCGTACGCTGAATTAAAATCATCGCCATATTGGCACCTGGTTCGCCAGATCCCAATAGTACCGTACGTTGATCCTGAATCTCATAACCATCGCAATCAGGGCAGACATACACGGTTCGGCCCAGCGTAGGGGTTAGTCCCGGAATGTCCGGAACTCTATCCGTGAGCCCCGTTGCCAATAACACGGTTTTGCTCCTATATTCAGTTCCTGAAGTACCGAACAATTGGATCTTCTCTCCATGACGTCCTGCTTTAACAATACGGTCTTTCTCAAAAGATACACCGGTCCGCTCTGCCTGCATCCTGCCTCGTTCTCTAAGCTCTTCACCGGATACCCCATCGGGGAAACCGAGGATATTATGATAAGTCCGGCACAACGTCGATCTGCCTTCTCCCGCGTCGATTACCAACACCTGATGAGCTGAATAACGTCCAAGCTGAATGGCTGCCTGAAGCCCTGCGAGCCCTCCACCTACAATTATGCAATCAACCTCTCGCATGCTCCTTCTCCTCCTGAACTTCCATTTATCTAATTTAATTAAACAGTTTGTCCTTCTATACATTAAACCGTTCAGCCAAGCTTAAACGATTCCTCATATTGCTTATCTTATACCAAAATAAACAGACCCAAACCATCCGCCGGAATCACGGTGAGATTGGGTCTATCAGATTCATGAATATTTAGAAGTTATACGATTCAAATCGCGATGCATTCGAGATGGCGTTCCATACATCGGCTGTTTCGCCGCCCATATACCAGTAAGCCAGTCCAGCAATCTGCCGTTGCTCACTCATCAACACTTTGGCCGATAACGAACGACTATCCTCTGCCCAAATATATCTTGGCTTACCGTTACTGTTGTACCCGATAATATATTGAACCAGACTTGCATCCCATCGTCTTACAGATCCCGTGGCATGCGCACGCGTTCCCTGGTCTGCCAGTGTAATGTCCCAAGAGCTGGTTGCTGGATTCACTGACGACCAGTCTCGTGTATACAACGGAAGGGCCAAAATTGTTTTGGCACGTACCACCTCGGAGAGCATGGTATCCAAAGCCTTTTTCACCCATGGAAGAGACGCCACTGATCCTGCTTTCGGATCACCGTTCCAGTGTTCCTCGTATCCCATCAGCACCATATAATCCGATACAGCGCCCAGTTTGGCATAATCAAATGCATCCGTCCAATCAGTACCCAGGTCTGGCGAAACGTCCACGGACACCACAGCACCAAGTGCGTGCAACGTAGCCGTCAAGGAGGTGACAAATGCCGTCAGATCTTCACGATCCGCAGGATCAACATTCTCGAAGTCCACATTAATGCCGTCCAGTTTATAGGTTTTGACATAAGCGGCTACCTGTGAGATCACTGTCGCTCGGTTGGCCGAACTGGATAACATCTGATGCGTAAGTGCCGAATCCGAACGATTACCTAGCAATGGCCATAGCTGCCTGCCGGTGGCGGATGCCCAGGAGATCAATGCCGGGTCCGCGTGATCTGTTACTTTCATACTGCTGTTCAGGAAAAACCAGCGTGGGACAAGTGTATTGACCTCAGATTGTTCCACTTGTTTCTTGAATTCAGTTGTAGTGGAGTTATATTGCCAGCCCAATTGAACGCCAAGTTCATCCCCACGTTGTAACTGCTCAGACCATGTTTTCTTTTGTAAAATGGCATCGAGCATTACGGCTGCTTCTTCTCGCGTTACCTGGTCATGTGGTCGGAACACGCCTCCGCTTCCCCGCATTAGTCCAAGTTGATATACCGTCTGAACATAAGGACGTGCCCAGTCCGAGATATCCGCTGCGTCGAAATACGTTGAAGATAAGAGCGAGGTCTCTACGGGTTGTTGTTTTAACATTCGCACAAGAAGGGCAGCCGCTTCTTCGCGCGTAATGGAAGCATTAGGCTGGAACGTTCCCTGACCCTTTCCTTCCAAAATAAAAAGATTCGTCATGGCGGCAACGTTGCCGTAATACCAAGCATTCATGCTTATATCCTGATAGGGATTTATATTATTTTTAACAGGCTTCAAACCTAGCAATCTCACCGCAAACGTCGCAAATTCTGCACGAGTAACGGCTTTCTTCGGTTCAAACGTAGTCTCTGACGTACCGGCAGCAATACCTTTGGCCACCAGATGTGTAATGGCATCCTTGGCATAACTGGTGCGCGTATCCTGGAATTGTTGCTGCACGGTTGCGGCCTGAACGGTAGAGCTATATGCAGCCACCGATCCAAGTGTTAATAACCCGCATAAAACCATTTTCCATATCCGTTGGTTCGTTATGTCTTTTAATCTATTATTCACATTAAAAAGCCTCGCTTCATTGGATTACGATCAACTATCATCGTATCAAATTGAAGCGAGGCCGTATGTGGTTAAATGTTGGGAAATTCGAAGCTTACTTGTGTACTTTTACGCGCTCTTCAATTGGTTGGAATTCTTTCTCACCCGGTGCTGCCGTTGGTTTACCAAATGGCATTTGAGCGATCAATCTCCAGTTCTCAGGAATGCTCCATTCTTGCTTCACTTTCTCGTCAATCAACGGGTTGTAGTGCTGCAAAGATGCACCCAGACCTTCTTGTTCCAGAGCAGTCCAGATTACCAGTTGCAACATACCGTTGGATTGGTTAGCCCAGATTGGGAAGTTATCTGCATAAGCTGCAAAATTTTGTTGAAGCTGTGCGATCGCATTGTTATCTTCGAAGAAGAGAACCGTACCATATCCGCTGCGGAATCCAGTCATTTTTTCTGCTGTGGATTTGAAGGCTTCTTCATTACCTACCACTTCACGCAAAATTTCTTCTGTGTGATTCCACAATTTATCATGTTGTTCACCGAGCAATACAACGGCACGGGATGTTTGTGAGTTAAAGGAAGTTGGTGTATATTTCACCGCTTCTTCTACGATTTCCTGGATTTTAGCATCCGAGATTGTAGATTCCTTGCTGATTCCATAATAAGATCTTCTGTTTTTCAACGCATCAAAAAAAGTTGTCATTCTTATTCGCCTCCCAAAATTTTTTTTTCAATTGCCAACACAGTAACTATAATATAGTAACCTACATTAGTCAACAAACTAATTTATTTTCACTAAATATACATTCACTGAAAACATTTCAACAAGTTTGCCCAATACAGCAATTGAAATTATCCTTCGCCCGTCTTTTTACGATAATCCGCCCGGTATTTCTCTTCCGTAGACGAGTTACTTTTTGTCTGATCTTTATTCTTCTCTTCCTGAGCTTCCATATTCAGATCTTCCATCGGAATTGGATCTACGGTCTGTTCTTCTTCATGTCGGTCAAGCAGACTTTCGTGCTCTGTCTTATATTGTTCAGGATTGTCACGGGATTGTTCCTGTTGGGTATCGTTGTTATTCTGATCCGGTGTGCGCTGTTTCATTCATATTCGCCTCCTCTGGGTTCATTACCTTTCTTTACCTGTTCTGCGTGTCCTCTAAACACAGTGGGATGCATTCCTCAAACGAAAATCAACAAAAAAAGCCAACCAGACAAGCTGGTCAGCTCAAAGACGACTTCTATGATTGGCGATGCAATTGGGTACGGTACAGATCGGGCGAACATCCCACACTTTGTTTGAACATCCGACTAAAATGCGAAAGGCGTTTGAAACCGGACAATCGACTTGCTTCTGTCACGGTGATCTCAGGCTGAAACTGAAACAAAAGCTTCGCCTGATTTATACGGCGGTCATACAGGTATTTAAATATCGTCAAACCTGTCATTTCCTTAAACATGCCTGCCAGATATGGCTTGGACAGATGTAATTCCAGTGCCAGATCATCCAGACCAATGTCCTTCATATAATGGGTATCCACATAACGAATAATGTGTTGGACATGCCGCTCCCTCTCCGATGAGGGAAGTTGTTCCTGGACATCACCCTGGCAGATCTCTGCTACAAAATACAACAGATCACACAGTCTGACATTCATTCGCTCTTGCCTGAAATTGCTCTGACTTTGAGACAGACGATGAAGATCATGCAATAGAGCTTCGAATTCAGAGCGGTGATCTCCCTTCAGATTGACCCGACAGTTTCTGAGTTCTTCAAATGGTCTCAGGACCTCAGCCATACGGTCCGGATGCAGGCTGCTGCGAATGGCAGACGGATCAAAATGCAGTGTGCTTCGCTCATAAGCACTGCCTGGCTTCGGATGTGGTCGATGAAGAGTCAAGCCATGCATTAACACCAGATCACCCGGCTCCAGGTTATATACCCGGTCTCCTATGATGTAGGTACATTCTCCATCATGAAAATAATAAATCTCATAATGTGGATGTGAGTGGAATCCATCTGACTTGCCTGGGTTAAATATGCTGGTGGATCGGTAACTATACTCCAGTGAAGCACTAAATTGCATCATGCTCGGCACATTCATGCACCTCCTGTTCGGAAGAGGGAAACGATTTGTGTCATGTCCCTGTAGGATATATGAAAGTGAAATTATAGAATCTGTTTAATACTTTCTTGAATCTCGTCGATGGAGTCGATAGGTTCGAAGCGTCTGACCACACGACCCTCTGCATCAATCAGGAATTTCGTGAAATTCCATTTGATTGCATCGCCGTGTAACCATTCCGGTGCCTTCTCAGCCACCATTAATTTCAATAATTTGGCCTGTATATCTGTTTCATCAAAGCCAGCAAAAGGCCCTGATCTTTTCAAAAAGTCGTAGAGCGGGTGCGCCGCTTCTCCATTCACATCCAGTTTGGAGAACATCGGAAATTTCACACCATAGTTAATCTGGCAAAAGGACTCCGCTTCCGAACTGCTTCCAGGCTCTTGCTCTGCAAACTGGTTACACGGGAAACCAATAATCTGAAGTCCTTGATCCTTGTACTGGTCATACAGCTTCTGCATGTCATCAAACTGGTGCGTATATTTACATTTACTTGCCGTGTTTACGATGAGCACAGGTTTTCCTTCATATTGATAGAGTGGGAAACGCTCTCCACTGGTTCTGGTTACGGTAAAGTCGTAGATGGTTGGCATAAGTCTAGTGCACCTCGCGTTAGTTATGTAGTCATACAGCATCATATGTCATTGTTAATTATATACGAAGTTTGAACTATTGTATCGGAGAAGATAAGTTACTCTCCCTTTCAACAGAAAACCCTTCTGCCGCGAAAATCTCTTCGTTCAGCAAAAGGGTTATTATATGGGATCACAGTGACAGCAGCTTCAGCCCTTCACGGCACTTCCGGCCACGCCCTGAATGATATAATGCTGACCCACGA
The nucleotide sequence above comes from Paenibacillus sp. W2I17. Encoded proteins:
- a CDS encoding LysR family transcriptional regulator, producing MSLIKYEILNTVVEYGSLTKAAEALNITQSAVSHAIASLETECGFSLLHRGRSGVRVTAEGERILGYTREILRWTELMNQEISLIRGAEIGTVRIGTFASVSTQWLPGILKQFRLRHPGIEIKLWEGDYAEIEGWLAGGAIDLGFLSLGDSSPFETIPLQKDRMMCILPLDHPLASEESVSFDILLEQPFILPKWGGDNEIERLIRQHAAKLNVVYEVAEDQAIMAMVRNGLGISLLPEMVLQNHTDSLALVPLSGDPYRTIGMACPSLGNLSPATRRFIEEVQQWLGPAM
- a CDS encoding tetratricopeptide repeat protein, whose product is MSNLEQAVRWRQEGKVQEAIELLQEITVQEPENANVWYQLAWAHDSLGLEREAVPHYEKALSLGLSDEDRAGAILGLGSTYRTLGQYEQAKAWFEKGMKEFPAYREFEVFYAMVLYNLGEHAEAMQRLLVQLADTSSDKRINDYKRAIRYYADQLDRVWE
- the cyoE gene encoding heme o synthase, with amino-acid sequence MLKDMIALTKPGLLRLNVFAVAVGFWVASKWDINWLSLLMVVIGSTLVIASACVINNYWDRELDQKMERTKKRMDYINHLKPGFVLGYGIILGVVGLAVLYLLVNPLSGWMALLGWFAYIVIYTMWLKRSSTWSTSLGGIAGAMPPVIGYTAVTNEIDAGAWLLFALLFLWQPPHFWSLGIRRVEEYRAAGFPLLPVVKGVKRTKFQMIPYVFLLLPAVFLLYYYNYVGLVFLIVSLVGGLIWFVHTLSGLKTQDDEKWAKVNFLISVNYLMLVFIVMVANTTWS
- a CDS encoding DUF3243 domain-containing protein, with the translated sequence MNEENHVIHKDGQVSTDKVDNAIEKIAPEEREQILQNFDAFKEYLGKRIAMGESIGLSEEQMAKIAEKVADYLAAREEPRNREEKLLQELWNVGKEDERHMLAHMLVRLAQSSTPNH
- a CDS encoding NAD(P)/FAD-dependent oxidoreductase; the protein is MREVDCIIVGGGLAGLQAAIQLGRYSAHQVLVIDAGEGRSTLCRTYHNILGFPDGVSGEELRERGRMQAERTGVSFEKDRIVKAGRHGEKIQLFGTSGTEYRSKTVLLATGLTDRVPDIPGLTPTLGRTVYVCPDCDGYEIQDQRTVLLGSGEPGANMAMILIQRTNDLLYINHEQAPISAELHRSMKEAGVRYLEAAVQEVQQIEDGHITGVLTEDGQIFESERGFIAFGGNRVHYELAEQLGAVIADNKHVEANHRSLQAATNVWIAGDLGLHAEQATVAMGEGSIAAIWIHKALQQMTKDSR
- a CDS encoding S-layer homology domain-containing protein, with amino-acid sequence MNNRLKDITNQRIWKMVLCGLLTLGSVAAYSSTVQAATVQQQFQDTRTSYAKDAITHLVAKGIAAGTSETTFEPKKAVTRAEFATFAVRLLGLKPVKNNINPYQDISMNAWYYGNVAAMTNLFILEGKGQGTFQPNASITREEAAALLVRMLKQQPVETSLLSSTYFDAADISDWARPYVQTVYQLGLMRGSGGVFRPHDQVTREEAAVMLDAILQKKTWSEQLQRGDELGVQLGWQYNSTTTEFKKQVEQSEVNTLVPRWFFLNSSMKVTDHADPALISWASATGRQLWPLLGNRSDSALTHQMLSSSANRATVISQVAAYVKTYKLDGINVDFENVDPADREDLTAFVTSLTATLHALGAVVSVDVSPDLGTDWTDAFDYAKLGAVSDYMVLMGYEEHWNGDPKAGSVASLPWVKKALDTMLSEVVRAKTILALPLYTRDWSSVNPATSSWDITLADQGTRAHATGSVRRWDASLVQYIIGYNSNGKPRYIWAEDSRSLSAKVLMSEQRQIAGLAYWYMGGETADVWNAISNASRFESYNF
- a CDS encoding nitroreductase family protein; its protein translation is MTTFFDALKNRRSYYGISKESTISDAKIQEIVEEAVKYTPTSFNSQTSRAVVLLGEQHDKLWNHTEEILREVVGNEEAFKSTAEKMTGFRSGYGTVLFFEDNNAIAQLQQNFAAYADNFPIWANQSNGMLQLVIWTALEQEGLGASLQHYNPLIDEKVKQEWSIPENWRLIAQMPFGKPTAAPGEKEFQPIEERVKVHK
- a CDS encoding AraC family transcriptional regulator, whose protein sequence is MMQFSASLEYSYRSTSIFNPGKSDGFHSHPHYEIYYFHDGECTYIIGDRVYNLEPGDLVLMHGLTLHRPHPKPGSAYERSTLHFDPSAIRSSLHPDRMAEVLRPFEELRNCRVNLKGDHRSEFEALLHDLHRLSQSQSNFRQERMNVRLCDLLYFVAEICQGDVQEQLPSSERERHVQHIIRYVDTHYMKDIGLDDLALELHLSKPYLAGMFKEMTGLTIFKYLYDRRINQAKLLFQFQPEITVTEASRLSGFKRLSHFSRMFKQSVGCSPDLYRTQLHRQS
- a CDS encoding glutathione peroxidase, translating into MPTIYDFTVTRTSGERFPLYQYEGKPVLIVNTASKCKYTHQFDDMQKLYDQYKDQGLQIIGFPCNQFAEQEPGSSSEAESFCQINYGVKFPMFSKLDVNGEAAHPLYDFLKRSGPFAGFDETDIQAKLLKLMVAEKAPEWLHGDAIKWNFTKFLIDAEGRVVRRFEPIDSIDEIQESIKQIL